A segment of the Haemorhous mexicanus isolate bHaeMex1 chromosome 3, bHaeMex1.pri, whole genome shotgun sequence genome:
tccagtccaaccccacTGCTCAGGCAGGATCAcccagagcaggtgacacaggaatgcatccaggtgggtttgggatgtctccagagagggacactccacaccctccctgggcagctcttcCAGCTCTCTGCCATCCTCATGTTGAAGTGgatttgtgttttaatttatggccattgctcctcATCCTGTTGCTGGGATCACTGGAAAGAGCCTGGCACCATCCCCTTGGCACCTGCCTTGGAGATATTTATATGGATTGGTGAGATCCCCCATCAGCCTTCCGTTCTCCAGACCGTCCTCAGCCCCAGAGGGCTGGGAAAGAGCCAGCCTGGACAAcaggagaggggagggcagggagaaagCTGTACGATCGGGAGAGAAAAGGCATGGAGAGAGCGAACACCGCTGAGGGTACCAGAGGGGAGGGTGGGGGCAGCGCCCGGGGCGCCGGGATGGAGGGGTGGGGCTCGGGATGGGGGTCGGGAGGGCGCTCGGGATGGGGTTCGAGGGATGGGGTTCGAGGGATGGGGGTCGGGATCCCCTCACCTCAGCCGAAGGGCCTCCCGCTGCCCGGGGGCTGCGGCCGCGCTCTCCGCCCGCAGCGCCTCCACCTGCAACAGGGGAAGGGGCGGTCAGGGCCGGGGGGGCGAGACACCGGTATGGCACCGGCACCGGCTCCGGCCCCGGTACATCCCCGGTACATCCCCGGGACCGGCCCCGGTACATCCCCGCTGCAGCCCCGGTACAACCCGGGTATATCCCCGGTGCAGCCCCGGTACCTGCGCCCGCAGCTCCCGGCTCCGGCGCTGCACCCGCTGCAGCggcccccgcgcccgccgctccGACATCGTCACCGGGCAACGGGACAGCCCCGGCGCCGCCGGATGACgggcccggggcggggccggcagCGCTCCGTGCCCCACGGccggccccggcagccccgAGCTCAGAAAGATCCCTCGCAGCCCCAAGAGAGCCGGCGGCGCCTATCTGGGGACAAACGATGGCGTTTTGTGATCCCAGCcacggaatcacagaataggcggggttggaaggcacctctggagaCCACCCAGTCTGATGGCAGGATCGTTAAGTTTGGGAAGGAGGTCCAAGATCAAGACCAAGCCTTAAGGGGTTCTGGACAGTGCTTTTTCTCCCCCACGGATCTGAGAACTCCATAATACCTCTGAAAAGCAGCTGCCTGCAATGAATCCCCCAGCGCTCCTTCTCCCGGCATTCTCTAGCAATAGGAAGAAGGAATTTGCTACAGCTACCTTTACAATTCCTTATCCAAAGTGCCAGGAGGAATTCTTACTCCTTTATTTCACTTCATTCGCCCAGCCAACGCATGAGCTCTTTCATCACTTAATTGTCCCCGTGCACACCCATAACGGGACTTGTTACATGTGCCCATAAGGCACGTTTTCACATTTATTCCAGAAATAAACACCTAGGAGCACCACGCGATGACTTTTGCTAGTTTATTGTGTTGGCAGCGCTTCCTGgcaagggcagagcagcaggcttAGAGCTGGGCAAGTGCAGACAACCCTTTGAGACATGGAAATCCGAGAATCATGGAATCGCTGAGCTTAGAAAAGACCTCCGAGATCATCGAGTGCAACCCGTGACcgatccccaccttgtcacccagcccagagcactgagcgCCACGGCCAGTtgttccttggacacctccagggtcggggactccaaacctctcTGAGCAGTCCATTCCAGGCTTGGGATCGCTGCTTGCATACCCTCAGTTCTTTCTTGGGTTAGTCTGACACAGTTTGGGATCTTGCTTTGCGAAGGGAGGAAGAGAAGTCCTGCTATTCTATGGATGCTGTCCTCTCTGGCAGGACAGCTATTCCACGGATGATGTCCTTCCTGCTATTCCATGGATGCTGTCCTTCCCCAGAAGCCCTGCCATTCCACGGATGCTGTCTTTCCCGCTATTCCACGGATGCTGTCCAGCCGGCAGCCCTAccatcccagggatgctgtccttccccagcagcgCTTCACCCGTTCCCAGCCGCTCAGGCAGCGCCCACCGGAGCTCCGGATGAGCCGAATCCACCGGAGGAGCAGCCCGGAGCCCGCTGCCAGGCCATGCCGGCGCTCAGGCCGCTTCCAGCTTCTCCTGCGCGGCGGCGAGGCGGCGCTGGAGGTATCGCTGCCGCCAGCGCAGGAAGCGGCGGCGCGCCCGGCCCGCCTGCCAGCCCACCACCACCCCGGCGGCGAAGGCGGCCAGCAGCGCCCAGCGCACCACCCGCGGCCGCAGCGCCTCCAGCACCATCCCGGCCCCGCTGCGAGCCCGAGCCCCGGCCCGGCACCGCCTCCCGCTTCCGCCGCCGCGGGGGCGGGACCGGCCCCGTTAaaggcggcggggccggggaggCGCCGCGTTCGCCCGCGCCATGGCCGAGGCGGCAGCGCAGGTAGCGCCGAGCCCTGCGGCTCCCCGAGGCACCCTcgccccctcctccctcccctcagtGACTCCGCGGAGTTCCCCCGCAGCTCCTCACACGCTGTCTTGTGTTTTCGCCAGGATCTCCTGCTGGCAGCGGCGTTTGTCTCCGATGCGCAGTACAACAGGAATATTCCTTTTAAGACCTCTCCGGAGGCCGTCAGGTAAGGAGGGATGCGCCCCCCGCCCCGACCACACCTGTGGAGAGCCACCCGCGTCCGTGGCCAAACAGCAACAGCCAGGAAAAGTCTGGGGTGCTAAGAGGGGTGGGTGCGGGGGGTGCCAAAAACTGGACTTCAGCTGAAATGCTTAAAACGGGGCTCAGCGCATCTGGGTGTTGAGGATGGGAAATGGCATTAACAAGCTGTGGTTTGCtggaggggagaaaataaaactatCATAAAGTCTTCCAAGCCTCTGGGGCAAAGAAGAGTGTGGGAGGTTTGGTCAGCCCTCAGCTGTGTGGAAGGTGCTGGTGTGGCAGAACTGATATTTTTTGTTGACTATAATAAATATTCTGTTATTTAACCCTGCTCTGAAAGGCAGTATAGCATCCATCAGCTCTAATACTGATTTGGAAACACATTGCCAAACTCCTTGCTGGCAGAAATGCTTGTTTGGGACAGCAAGTGCTGTTCTTCCAGTACAGGTTTGGTGATGCCCTGGGGATGTGCCCTGTAGCCTTTATTTATGGTGTTGTGCCTTCTTCCCCCAGGCTTTATCACCTCTACAACCACTGGATGATGCGAACAGCCACCTACTTCTTCATCTTCCTCAACCTGTCCCTTGCCCTGTTTGAGGAACCTGCTGTGTATCCGCTCCCCTTCCTGGTGAGTTTGTGGTGTAGGAGCAGCGAATGCAGCTGCTAGAGCCAGCAAGGGCTTCTTGTTTCAGCGTGATTGTCAGAGGTGCCAAGAGACAGAGGATGGTGATGTTTTTGTGGTATCTTTGatcctctgctctggtgagacccctCCTGGAGTCCTGCTCTAGGTCAGgaccagcacaggaaggacatggaaagttggagtgagtccagaggaggtcACCAAGTTGATCGGAGGGGtggaacagctctgctgtgaggaaaaggctgagataATTCGGGttgttcagcctagagaagCTTCAGAGTGACCTAATTGGCTCTTCCAGTACTTGAAATGCcaacaagaaagatggagaaagactATTTccaagggcctggagtgccaggacaagggggaatggcttcccactgcaaGAGGGCAGGATTAGATGGGAGACTGGAAATAGATTGGAAATCAATTgtcccctgtgagggtggtgaagccctggcacaggtttgcCAGAGAAGCtttggctgccccatccctggaagtgttccaggccaggttggacagggcttggagcaacctggggtagtggaaggtgtccctgcccatggcaaggtgTGGAATAGGATCATCTTTATGGTCCCCTTCAACCCAAGTGATTCTGTGAGTTTATAATTCTGTGATCTGTTTGAAATGGGGACAAAAAAGGCACAGGAGCTGGTCAGGGACTGCAGGAGCCATTGTGGCCACCAGCAACGGCCCATATGACTGTGGTCCAAGTCCTGTTGCTGTTCCCCATCTCAGAGACCAATTCCAGCCTTCTCTGGACTCAAGTCCAGTCCTCATGCATGAAAGTAGAAGCCAAGTTTTACTTTAGGCCAGACTTTTCTGCAGCCTTTATATTTGTCCCGCACCAATGCGATTGTGAAAGATGTACTCCTTGAATCCTAAGCAAACACAGACTTGCTGGCTTTAACCTGCCTGTAGCAGGGAATTCTGCAAAAGGAAGCCTGAAAATATTGCTCTGCCTGTTTTTAATTGTGCAAAAAGGAATATTGCTGCTCCTGGTTGtgctggctgagccctgctctctctgcaggCCACGTCAGTGCTGGAGGTGTTGTGCCTTCTGGTGTTCCTCGGCCGGCTGACACACTTTGCCAAAGTCACTCTGCACAACGTGTTCTGGAAGGACACCAAGAACATCTGCATCATGGTGGCAGTCCTGGTGAGTTGGGCCCAGGggaggtgggttttttccccctcatgtTGCTTTCCTGGGATCCCAGGCCTGGCATACACGAGCCATGGCCAAAACAACCAGATCTCACAAACCTGTCATGTGTCACCTCTCCTCTATCAACAAACACTTCACTGTCTAGACTCATTCCAGCATTACTTCTGGGagctttccttctttctcccacAGGTATCCCTGGCAGACCTGGCCATATATGGGGTCCTCAGGCTGTATGGTGTGAGGAGCATCCGGTGGTCAAGGATTGCGAGGCCCATCTTCCTCATCAACTTCGCAGAGAGTCGCCAGGTAAAGAAGAGGTCTGGTGGGATGCCCAGGGTCCTGGTTTTTTCAGACAGCCTGCTTTTTTCCACAATCCAGGGGATGTAGCAGAAAGGTTTTGTGGCAGAATTTAGGATCCTGTGAGAGAAGGTTTGTTTCAGAAGTGGCCTGAAGTAATAATTTGAGGTGGGCAAAAGGGTGGATTCACACAgtaccacaggaaaaaaagccgTGTTTCCCTCTGAGTCAGGGACCAGGTTACTGATTTCTGGAAGTCTCCTGGGTAAACAAGTGTTACGGTGTTGTCAAGCCTGTAGTCCAGATTTGGACTCTGATTCCTCTCAGCATGGAGAGATCTTTGTCCTGCTGCCCAAGACTGGTCTGGTCCTGACTTACAAATGAATAAACTGCCATGTGGAGGCCtgggggagggagcagctcaACATTTGGGCTCAGAGCCTGTGTTTTGTGGCCTGGAGCGATGGATTTCTGTCCCTGACTGGTTCCCTGCAGCAAGAACAtctcagcagtgccctggggccCTCTGTCCCTTGGCTCCTGAGCTCACTGTGATGTGTAGCTGAGACCTTTCCTTCTAGGGTCCCCCTGAAGAACAAGGAGGAAAGGCCTGGGACTCTTGCACCCCAGTTAGGGGTTTGATCCAGGGATGGTGAGGGGAAGAAGGGGTGCCAGGTTGCCTCTGAACATTCCCTTGTCCCGGCAGATCCGGAGGGCGTTCCGCAGCATCCGCAACACGCTGCCGGAGATCACCTACGTCTTCCTGCTCTTCATGTTCAGCCTCCTCATGTTCTCCCTCATGGCCTTGAAGCTGTTTGGAGAGAGGTGTGGGTACTTCCTTTGCTCCTGGGATACTCTGGGCACACTCCAAGCAATTCCTAGGGAATACCAGCACCGCTCCTGTTGTGGGACATGTGATCCCAGTGCTTAACTCCAGGCTCTCCCGTTCCTCCCAGGAATCTCCAGACAGCAGAAGGCTTGCCCTACTTCAGAAACTACCTGGAGATTGTGTTTGACCTCTACGTGCTGGTGACCGCAGCAAACAGCCCGGATGTCATGTATGGATGTCACGTGTAGATGATCACATCTCTTTCTCTCACAGTGCTCTCTGTGCAGCCTCTGATTTGCACAGCAGAGTTAAAATTCTGTGGGTGTTGGGCTTTTCATCCCTATCTCTTCTGGGTTCCAATTGTAGTTTgtgctgggaaggtgctgtCAGGAGTAGGACAGGGAGGAAGGCTCGGTCATCCATGTGCTGGAAATATCTTCTGCACAACTGCAATGGTACAGTGACCCTGGGAATTTAAACTGAGAAATAAAACGGTGCTCATCCTAGAGCAAGTGGAAAAGCAGATGTGAGTGCAGCAAGGGTCTGAGGCCAAAAAATAGCATCTGGCTGAGGCATTGCCTCATGTCTGCTCTTAAATTTGGCTGCACTGGCAGAGATTTAATCTCTGTGCTGTCTTCTGCACCCCTTCAGTCAGGGCCTGACAAACCAGCAGAAGAAGGTATTCTCTAAGTGAACTAATGCAGTTTTTAGCTCTTACCTGACAAGTTTGATCTGGTAGTCCAAAACAGCCCTTGGTAGGAAATCCACGTGGTAGTCTGTTTTCTCCTGGGCTCACTTTTGTCAGTGTGGCAAGCAGCaatccctctcccctcctctaGGATGCCAGCGTTTGACTTCAGCTCCTGGTACGCCCTGTTCTTCATCGCCTTCGTCATCGTCAACACCTACATCTTCATGTCTCTCTTCCTGGCTGTGGTCTACAACAACTACAAAAAACACCTGAAGGTAATGCCTGGAGGGGCTTGTGACCAGTGGCTTCCTGCTGTTCTCTGTCAGGAACCTCTTGGAAAGCTTTGAGAAGGGGAAAGAGCTTCTTGCCTTTGGTGTCCTGCAAACAACAGGCACAGACCTACTTCAAATATCATGGGGTTGTGGGGAGTTCTGCTGTTGGCATTGAATGAAATATTCCGTGGTGTTTCCCACAGATAAGAAGTCCATTCTGCATTATCTTGGAGGCTTAGTTCTAGCTCAGGAATGCTGTCTCCATGCAGGGAACTGTCTTTGCACAGCATCTTTGCATCTTGCTCTGAGGGCAAGGGAACTGGAAACGGGAGGTCTGAGTAGATCAGAATTTTTGTTCTACCCAAACTGGGTAGGGGCAGTTTGGGACTTGTGATCAAAGGAGGAGAGCTGGAAATTCCAGGGTGCTCCCATGAGGGGGTTGGATCTTTGTCAGGAAGCAGAGTGCTAGATGTCCCTCTGCTCACAGTCATGTGCAGAAGAGGATCCCCacccctgctctcagcaggatTCACTTGTGGATGGGAAGCATGTGTGGACACATCCTCTTTGCTTCTGTGGCCATGCAGATCCCGTGATCTTTGTCGCCTCCTTCCTGTCTGACACTACCCTTTGTCTTTCCTTCCGGTTTTTCAGTGCTGTCCCAGCATCCAGCAATCTGTTGATCCTTCCAGAGCTCAGTGTGGAGACCCCACAGCCGCCTGTTAAACACCAATTCTCACCCCCTTCCCACACTaactgtgctgtgttttgtgtcCAGTGCCATTCCCCTGGGTCTCTTCTTgcatctctgtgctgtgcaaatGAGTTGATTTGTTAGAGAAGGGGGGAGGGCGCCTGGAGCCGCCTGACTCCCAGCGCTCTCTCCAGAACGAGATCTGTAAACTCGCCTACATGAAGCGCCGCAAGATGATCGAGGCCTTCAACCTGctgaaggaagaggagggagagcagtTCGTGGTTCGGGAAGCCCGCTGGAAGCAGCTGGTCAAGCTGGTGGCTCCTGACACCAGCAATTCCCAccgggagctgctgctccgCATCTCGGATGATGAGCAGAAAGGGTTTGTAGGTGAGCAGTGGGGACTGGGAGGAGCCAGGACCCTGATCCTTCCAGGGGTTTGGCACTGGGATTTTTGATCTGTCCCCAGAGGGACTCAGAATCACAGTCATTGAGGTTGGGAAAGACTCTACCTCTTGGGTAAAGTCCAACCTGTGTCTGTTCcccccagagcactgagtgccatttCCAGTCGTTCCTTGagcacctccaggaatggggtTTCCAGGCCCCTCTTCCTGTTTCCCTCCAGATTCCTGCAGTCCCAAAAGGTTGTTGTTGCTGCCTGTGCTATAGCCCATGTCCTACACACTGTGAGTGGGCCTTCATGGCCATTTGGTGTCAGGCTAAGCTCTCCATGGCATGTGGGCCctcctgctgtcagcagaggaCATGGAAAGCCTCCCTTGTTATCAGATGCAGTGTGGCTCCCCACACAGTCCTCTGGAGCAGGAATATCCAGAGAGATGGGTCACTCTCCTTGTTCTGAATCCTTCTGTGGTGGCTGTTGGCCCATGGTTCAAGCCACTTCCCCAGGAATGGGGTGGAGAAGCTGCTTGAATTCCAAGTTCAGCCTGTTGTGGTGGGTACCACTCTGGGATTGGCtttgctgggagcagagaccGAGGAGCCCGgatggctgcagctcctgtgggctcGGATGTGCGTTTAGCAGGCACGGTTTGTTTGCCATGAGATCAGGCTGACACCGACACTCTGCTGCAGACAAGAAGTCCTTCGTGCAGCTGGCAGACCTGCTCAACATCCAGGTGGTGACGCTGAAGATCCGCAGGCACCCCCTGGCACGCTGGGTGCCGGCGCTCTACGGATCCGCGCCCAGCCGGCTCCTGCGCGGCCTCGTGAGGCACAGGTGAGCTCTGAcagggcacaggtgagctctGACAGggcccagggctctcctggctgtgctgctggggaggagaaaccctcagggctctgctgctgctcctggcctgcCTTGGTCAGTGTGGAGGAaccagctgtggctgtgggtgCGGCCCCGCTGCCTGAGCTGGGTTTTGCTGACATCAGGCTCTGCTTTGTGTCCTGCCATGCACTTAGATCTGCTCCTAGCTCAGCAgtctctgctgcagagctgtgtcctgctgcctcATCAGCCCTGGGAGTTCTGGAGTTCTCTAGAGCTCTCTTTCACCCCTGAGCCTTCCCAGGATCCCAAAATTGCTGAGGTTGTAGGGAACATCTAGGGATGGGCTAGTGGAACCCCCTGCTCCAAGCAAGGTCAGCCACAGTAGGGTACTCAGGGCTGTCCTAGCTGGGTCTAGAGTATCCCCAAAGGATGGAGGCTCCATAACCTCTCTGCAACCCCttccagtgcttggtcaccctcagttaaaaaaaaaacccaagcaactTCTTTGTTTAAGTGGAAATTCCTGAATTTCAACTTGTGCCCCTTGCCTCTTGTGCTTCCACTGGATATCACTGAGAAGAGTCTGGCTCCATCTTCCCTGCACCTTCCCATCAGGTATTtatgcacaggagctgctcctcacccttCTCCCTGTCAGGCTGGAccaccccagctctcccaaCACATCACATTGCAGTGTTCTGTCATTCTGTCAGTTCTGTGACCTTTgatgtgctggttttgtgtGTTCAGGCCTCTCTGGTACTGGGCAGCCCAGCTGACCCTGGttcctccctcagcacctccaaGTGTGGCTGAGTAGGTGGGGAAGAATCACTTCCCTGGACCTGTTAGCCAAATTCTGTGTTGGACTTCAAGAGCAAAACTAAACTCTTCAGTGACTCCCCCCAGCTCTCAGCTTTGAGGAGAGCTGATGGGTAAAGAATTTTTGGGAGAGGAGGCAAAGAGCTTCTGAAATAACTGTGTGACTTTGACTTTCTTGGGAGCTGCAGACTGATCTCTCTTGGTTCTTGCAGGGCTTTTGTTTGGACTTATGATGCCATCATCCTGATAAATGCTGTCTTCATTGCTCTGGATGAGGAAAGCCCCTACATTTCCTATGCAGAGTGGGTGTTCCTTGCTCTGTACATCATCGAGATCCTCCTGAAGGTCTACACTTATGAACCCAGGGAGTTTTTTGGCAAAACCCAGTTCTGGAACTGGTGAGTGGGCTGGAAGTTTGTGTGGAGTGTGGTGAGTGCTGTGTTCAGCTCCTCAAGCACTGAAAGGCTCCGAACTCCCGTGCCAGGGTGTGTGGAAGGTGAATCAGATGTTGTTGTGACAAAGCTCTCCCACGTGCCCATAGCCtgagctggcccagggctgcctggccctgatgtgaggagcagcagtcaCTTCTTGTTTAAACCccactcctgtccctgtcccccaaaAACTAACAGCAGTGCCTTCCCTCGTGCCAGGTTTGATACTCTCATCATCTTTGCTGCCCTGACTGCAACGATTCTCAATGCCACCCTCAAGTCCAGTAAGTGCAGCTTGAGCAGCCTGCATGCCTTGGGAATCTTGGTGTCCTCCCCAGCCTTCTGCCAGCACCTCAGGCTTGAGAGGCTTTGTGACCAGACAAGGAATTTCTAAGAACTAACCCagtcttcttctttttctttggttttttgttttttttttttttttttagctcccTGTCATAGTGTTTAACAAGGACACAATCGTAACAAATGAAAGAATTTTATCTAAACACCtccctgctttgttttcataataaaaacatctttgttcttttttcagcCATGAAGTACAACAGCCAGCAGATCCTGGACATTGTGTTCATCCTGAGAGTCCTCAGGCTGACCCGGATTGTTGACAGCATTCAGAGGTGGGCAGGAAAGTGGGCTgggaggtggttttgggggaggggtggtctgtgccagaggaggtgcTCTGTGTGCCCACACGGACCATGGCCACGCCACAAAGCTTCCCAAGGCCTTgtcccagcctgcctgggatGAGCCCAGtggctgcagcctctctggAGGCTTTCTCTGGGGACGTGGGGAGCATGGGTGGCCCGGGTGTGACAATGACCAGCGTGGGCTCCCTGCAGGTTCCAGGTGATCATGAACACCCTGATAAACATCGTCCCGACCATGCTGACTTTTGGTGGGCTCACTCTGGTAAGAAATCCCAGTGTGTTGGCTGAAAGCACTCCAGTTTCACCGAAGTGTGTCATAAATCTCACGCTCATGCTGTTTCCAAGGGGATAAATACAATTCCCTGGATGGCAGGCCCCTGGAACTGTAAGTACCCGTTTGAGTCGTGGCCATTGTGCAAGCAAAGGGCTgcattcctgctttttcctggaTCGGGACATCCTCCTTGGATCCATGGGGTGTTCTGGCAGCCTGGGCTTTGCATCATAAGGAATCAAATCATGGTTTGGGCAAGAGGCTGAATGAGAAACCTGGATTTCAAATGATTTCCTAAAATGAGCTGCTGTTGTGATTTGGGAATATTTCCTATCCGTGTATTTGTAGTTCTTGGCTAATTATTCCTGCTTGGTGATTGCTGTTGGGTGGCTTGGGGCTCTTGGAGTCtgtgctgccctccagccccttgctgtgcctgtggaaACTGGAAAACCTGCTGGGGTGCTGAGCTTGCCCTGGGGCTTGCAGCTTGCTGGAGAAGCAGGTGATGGGGTTTCTCTTCCCAGGTTGTGTATTGTGTGTTTGCTATCGTTGGCATGGAGTTATTCCACGGGAAAATCCAGTACTTCCCAGCCAACTCAAATGCTCCTCACGCCCTGGAGTGTGGGAATCCAGCTCTCAAGGATTCCCTGTTTGCCCGTGGGAAGTACTGCAAGAACAACTTCAACAACTTCGCCTCGTCCTTCATCGTCCTCATGGAGCTCACTGTGGTCAACCAGTGGCACGATATCCTTGGTGGggcacattcccagctggatcCTTGGGACATTTCCTGGGTTTCTGGttcctccctcagctcctcctttcctcttttcccttaaCTCCCGCTCCACTCTTTGCCAATGGATTTGCCAACGTGACAGCTCAGCCTGCCAAGCTCTACTTCATCGCCTTCCACATTGTGATGGTGATAATCATTGTCAAGTacgtttttggggtgatttcctCTGCTTTGGTTGGAAAAGGGGATCTGCCCCTGtcagggcactgctggtggGTGCTGGGCTCACCCACTGGAGACAGGTGGGACGTGTCTAGAGGGATCTGCTGCATTCTTGTCCCCACTGCGTGGTGGTGTTCGCAGGGGTCCCGGGACG
Coding sequences within it:
- the MTLN gene encoding mitoregulin; this encodes MVLEALRPRVVRWALLAAFAAGVVVGWQAGRARRRFLRWRQRYLQRRLAAAQEKLEAA
- the LOC132324459 gene encoding two pore calcium channel protein 1-like isoform X2; this translates as MAEAAAQDLLLAAAFVSDAQYNRNIPFKTSPEAVRLYHLYNHWMMRTATYFFIFLNLSLALFEEPAVYPLPFLATSVLEVLCLLVFLGRLTHFAKVTLHNVFWKDTKNICIMVAVLVSLADLAIYGVLRLYGVRSIRWSRIARPIFLINFAESRQIRRAFRSIRNTLPEITYVFLLFMFSLLMFSLMALKLFGERNLQTAEGLPYFRNYLEIVFDLYVLVTAANSPDVMMPAFDFSSWYALFFIAFVIVNTYIFMSLFLAVVYNNYKKHLKNEICKLAYMKRRKMIEAFNLLKEEEGEQFVVREARWKQLVKLVAPDTSNSHRELLLRISDDEQKGFVDKKSFVQLADLLNIQVVTLKIRRHPLARWVPALYGSAPSRLLRGLVRHRAFVWTYDAIILINAVFIALDEESPYISYAEWVFLALYIIEILLKVYTYEPREFFGKTQFWNWFDTLIIFAALTATILNATLKSTMKYNSQQILDIVFILRVLRLTRIVDSIQRFQVIMNTLINIVPTMLTFGGLTLVVYCVFAIVGMELFHGKIQYFPANSNAPHALECGNPALKDSLFARGKYCKNNFNNFASSFIVLMELTVVNQWHVFANGFANVTAQPAKLYFIAFHIVMVIIIVNIFVSFILEAFFVEYSLEKSEVETAIEQKIKELGMGVQEDELQHEQLLDNMESAEHELEGEGGAKPQSKGLVFKIASKRYRTVDALLQRMFEAEIPLEDEGPSFEEILNLSPTSAVPRSPSSESAA
- the LOC132324459 gene encoding two pore calcium channel protein 1-like isoform X1 is translated as MQQRRARIPKDWAGCPLPQQCDLLLAAAFVSDAQYNRNIPFKTSPEAVRLYHLYNHWMMRTATYFFIFLNLSLALFEEPAVYPLPFLATSVLEVLCLLVFLGRLTHFAKVTLHNVFWKDTKNICIMVAVLVSLADLAIYGVLRLYGVRSIRWSRIARPIFLINFAESRQIRRAFRSIRNTLPEITYVFLLFMFSLLMFSLMALKLFGERNLQTAEGLPYFRNYLEIVFDLYVLVTAANSPDVMMPAFDFSSWYALFFIAFVIVNTYIFMSLFLAVVYNNYKKHLKNEICKLAYMKRRKMIEAFNLLKEEEGEQFVVREARWKQLVKLVAPDTSNSHRELLLRISDDEQKGFVDKKSFVQLADLLNIQVVTLKIRRHPLARWVPALYGSAPSRLLRGLVRHRAFVWTYDAIILINAVFIALDEESPYISYAEWVFLALYIIEILLKVYTYEPREFFGKTQFWNWFDTLIIFAALTATILNATLKSTMKYNSQQILDIVFILRVLRLTRIVDSIQRFQVIMNTLINIVPTMLTFGGLTLVVYCVFAIVGMELFHGKIQYFPANSNAPHALECGNPALKDSLFARGKYCKNNFNNFASSFIVLMELTVVNQWHVFANGFANVTAQPAKLYFIAFHIVMVIIIVNIFVSFILEAFFVEYSLEKSEVETAIEQKIKELGMGVQEDELQHEQLLDNMESAEHELEGEGGAKPQSKGLVFKIASKRYRTVDALLQRMFEAEIPLEDEGPSFEEILNLSPTSAVPRSPSSESAA